A window from Solanum stenotomum isolate F172 chromosome 7, ASM1918654v1, whole genome shotgun sequence encodes these proteins:
- the LOC125870479 gene encoding uncharacterized protein LOC125870479: MKPVVQETNNGKVTIKAECRANEEGRKHVEKLELDTKNVDTVKYVEKKLTEKGVQRLERHPSDGLPLKHDPKKGHGGKYTWEGPDKEADNELDPVPPALDEKDPNYVNEEETEEDEEGVIVGEIEVAKLAEEGVARIEVDPNLKID, encoded by the coding sequence atgAAGCCAGTGGTACAGGAAACCAACAATGGCAAAGTTACAATCAAAGCAGAGTGCAGAGCAAACGAAGAAGGACGAAAACACGTTGAAAAGCTCGAACTCGATACTAAAAACGTCGATACTGTTAAGTACGTTGAGAAAAAGTTGACGGAAAAAGGGGTGCAGAGATTGGAACGGCATCCATCGGACGGGTTGCCGTTAAAGCATGATCCGAAGAAGGGACACGGAGGTAAGTATACGTGGGAAGGACCGGATAAGGAAGCGGATAATGAATTGGATCCAGTGCCGCCGGCGTTGGATGAGAAGGATCCGAATTATGTGAATGAAGAAGAAAcagaggaagatgaagaaggaGTTATTGTGGGTGAAATTGAAGTAGCAAAATTGGCTGAAGAAGGTGTTGCTAGAATTGAAGTTGATCCTAATTTGAAAATTGATTAA
- the LOC125870045 gene encoding uncharacterized protein LOC125870045, translating to MVIGDFNSILKTDDRIGGNPVSWSEIVDFHECVTDCGLLEVPTQGNRYTWSDKHDGNRIFSKIDWIFINNEWLDTMFSCKAMFLPEGISDHCPAKVILSENCGEKTENVKKEVEGAACTRFPEYCSRGNSGQRKIEQRSKATWIRLGDDNTKYFYSVIKHRKLKHATTQLKNNSGVWQNDPAIIANLIVEYYQDILGNITQHRVQAVRAIICQRTTLTQEQQRELIDSFDPTEVKKEMYQIDSNKSPGPDGLKKAISCIVAENQSAFVQGRSMMHNVLICHDLLRHYNRKNVSPRCLMKIDLKKAYDMVSWEFLEEVLTGFRFPEGFIKWIMMCVTTTMFYMKVNGENHGYFAGRRGLRQGDPASPLLFVLVMEYLSRTLRNMSMLPDFKYHPMCKKVQLTHLIFADDLMIFCKGNLASVSRVMEALAHFSAATGLEANMEKSSVFIAGVDEDTKAHILERTGFSLGEFPIRLQVVNVVLFSIHNFWGAVFILPQSILKEIDMLCRDYLWGRSDEKRKIALVSWENVCYPKRQCGLNIKGSRTCNIASVGQLIWQIIMHKESLWVKWIHGIYLKHEMSIWNHRVPIDCSWYWRKLNAIKEQMKGWYCQGRYMLTKNGTYSITRSYLAIKGQRQQLETADLVWTAVALPKHRFMVWLAIQGRLLTQERKLKLHIQVDDTECCLCEEKVMETTKHLFEECKWSKMFLDGIKEKHWKQFKKETIATISGAVLYHTWRARNWKKYKGKNVNTKDAVIQIKKEITERIQFLSNSKKAQRCRGFIQHLLCN from the exons ATGGTAATTGGAGACTTCAATTCAATTCTGAAAACTGATGATAGAATAGGTGGGAATCCTGTAAGTTGGTCAGAAATAGTAGATTTCCATGAATGTGTGACAGATTGTGGTTTGCTGGAAGTTCCTACTCAGGGGAATAGGTACACCTGGAGTGACAAGCATGATGGTAACAGGATTTTTTCGAAGATTGACTGGATCTTTATTAATAATGAGTGGTTGGATACTATGTTTTCATGTAAGGCCATGTTTCTACCTGAGGGTATTAGTGATCACTGCCCTGCAAAGGTTATCCTCAGTGAAAATT GTGGTGAGAAAACTGAAAATGTTaaaaaagaagttgaaggaGCTGCATGTACAAGATTTCCAGAATATTGTAGCAGAGGCAACAGTGGACAGAGAAAGATTGAA CAGAGAAGTAAAGCAACTTGGATTAGATTAGGGGATGATAATACCAAGTACTTCTATTCAGTCATAAAGCATAGAAAGTTGAAGCATGCTACCACTCAATTAAAGAATAACTCTGGAGTATGGCAAAATGATCCTGCAATTATTGCCAATCTAATTGTGGAATACTATCAGGACATTTTAGGAAATATAACACAACATAGAGTACAAGCAGTAAGGGCCATAATTTGCCAAAGGACTACACTTACTCAGGAGCAGCAGAGGGAATTGATAGATAGCTTTGATCCAACTGAGGTGAAGAAGGAAATGTATCAGATAGACAGTAATAAAAGTCCAGGACCAGATGG GCTGAAGAAGGCAATTAGTTGTATTGTTGCAGAAAATCAATCAGCTTTTGTGCAAGGAAGATCAATGATGCATAATGTCCTGATTTGCCATGACCTCTTGAGACACTACAATAGGAAGAATGTATCTCCTAGGTGTCTCATGAAGATAGACTTGAAAAAAGCTTATGATATGGTCAGCTGGGAATTTTTGGAAGAAGTACTCACTGGATTTAGATTCCCTGAAGGTTTTATTAAATGGATTATGATGTGTGTAACTACAACAATGTTCTATATGAAAGTTAATGGGGAAAATCATGGTTACTTTGCTGGGAGGAGAGGGCTTAGACAAGGAGATCCAGCCTCTcctttattatttgtattagtGATGGAATACTTATCAAGAACACTCCGAAACATGAGCATGCTGCCAGATTTCAAGTATCACCCTATGTGTAAGAAGGTGCAGCTTACTCATCTAATTTTTGCTGATGATCTGATGATATTCTGCAAGGGCAATTTGGCTTCTGTGAGTAGAGTAATGGAAGCCTTAGCACATTTCAGTGCTGCTACAGGACTGGAGGCAAATATGGAAAAATCTAGTGTATTTATAGCTGGGGTAGATGAGGATACAAAGGCACATATTCTTGAAAGAACTGGTTTCTCACTTGGAGAGTTCCCTATAAG ATTGCAAGTAGTTAATGTAGTATTATTTTCCATCCACAACTTCTGGGGGGCAGTGTTTATCCTTCCCCAAAGCATACTGAAGGAAATAGATATGTTATGCAGGGATTACTTGTGGGGAAGGTCTGATGAGAAGAGAAAAATTGCTTTGGTTTCCTGGGAAAATGTCTGCTATCCAAAAAGACAATGTGGATTGAACATCAAAGGCAGTAGGACCTGTAATATAGCATCAGTGGGGCAATTGATATGGCAGATCATAATGCATAAGGAATCATTGTGGGTTAAATGGATACATGGAATTTATTTAAAGCATGAAATGTCAATATGGAATCATAGGGTGCCCATAGATTGTAGTTGGTATTGGCGAAAACTCAATGCTATTAAAGAACAAATGAAAGGTTGGTATTGCCAGGGAAGATACATGTTGACAAAAAATGGCACATATTCCATCACACGGAGTTATTTGGCAATTAAAGGGCAAAGACAACAATTGGAAACTGCTGATTTAGTGTGGACTGCTGTGGCTCTACCAAAACACAGATTCATGGTGTGGCTAGCTATACAAGGTCGATTGCTTACACAAGAGAGAAAGTTGAAACTGCACATCCAGGTTGATGACACTGAATGTTGTCTATGTGAAGAGAAAGTTATGGAGACCACAAAGCATTTGTTTGAAGAATGTAAATGGTCTAAGATG TTTCTGGATggaataaaggagaaacattGGAAGCAGTTTAAAAAGGAGACTATTGCGACAATTAGTGGAGCAGTCCTATATCACACTTGGCGTGCTAGAAATTGGAAGAAGTACAAAGGAAAGAATGTAAATACAAAAGATGCAGTCATACAGATTAAGAAGGAGATAACAGAAAGAATACAATTCTTGAGTAATTCAAAGAAAGCTCAAAGATGTAGAGGTTTCATTCAGCATTTACTTTGTAATTAG